A genomic stretch from Xiphophorus maculatus strain JP 163 A chromosome 14, X_maculatus-5.0-male, whole genome shotgun sequence includes:
- the LOC106699943 gene encoding gastrula zinc finger protein XlCGF57.1-like isoform X1 has translation MSSVPLQRDFINQLLTPAGETFTELKEINVKMEEEMEDQRRLMDFTRIPRIILHRIDLRQCWACKEDGVLNELSNLEGNSALEEQPAHQQFKEKQLCISQDEEQLVLKQETDDILLIPSKMHRIRNETEPQRNQLISHGSSEDENQDEEGSDSEDSGEKRNEKQKRQRYQKTKQQKGKTESSKQKTHKEGRPDQKQYSCEICDEAFSQSSSLIIHMRTHMDKKPFTCSACEKSFRYKSELLRHMRIHTGEKPFSCETCGKSFQSKSNLHSHMIVHTGEKPFSCETCGKSFQRKSYLLHHMRIHTGEKPFSCVNCGKSFKFKSNLLHHMRSYTGEKPFSCVNCGTCFKFKSNLLSHMRIHTGEKPFSCETCGKSFQRKSSLHSHMMVHTGEKPFSCETCGTSFQRKSSLHSHMMVHTSEKPFSCETCGTSFQRKSYLLHHMRIHTGEKPFSCVNCGKSFKFKSNLLRHMRSHTGEKPFSCVNCGTCFKFKSVLRSHMRIHTGEKPFSCVTCGKCFIAKAQLVCHMRIHTGERPFSCRDCEKRFSIKSCLTSHMRTHTDVRPLLCGTCGKSFRWQTNLTDHMRTHTGGMA, from the exons atgtcttcagttccgCTTCAGAGAGATTTTATTAACCAGCTGTTAACTCCTGCtggagaaacattcacagagttgaAAGAAATCAACGtcaagatggaggaagagatggaggatcaGCGCAGACTGATGGATTTTACCCGGATACCGAGGATCATCTTACACCGGATAG ATCTCCGTCAGTGCTGGGCGTGTAAAGAGGACGGGGTTCTCAATGAGCTCAGCAACCTGGAGGGCAACTCCGCTTTAGAAGAGCAACCAGCACATCAACAGTTCAAAGAGAAGCAACTCTGCATCAGTCAGGATGAAGAGCAGCTTGTGctgaaacaggagactgatgACATTTTGTTGATTCCTTCTAAAATGCACAGAATCCGCaatgaaacagaaccacagaggaACCAACTCATCTCTCATGGCTCTTCTGAAGATGAGAACCAGGATGAGGAAGGAAGCGATTCTGAGGACTcaggagaaaagagaaatgaaaaacagaaacgtCAGAGATATCAGAAAACGAAACAGCAGAAAGGTAAAACTGagagttcaaaacaaaaaacacacaaggaagGTCGTCCAGACCAAAAACAATATTCTTGTGAAATCTGTGATGAAGCCTTTTCTCAAAGCAGTTCCTTGATTATACACATGAGAACTCACATGGACAAGAAGCCTTTCACATGTTCAGCTTGTGAAAAAAGTTTCAGATACAAGTCTGAGTTACTTcgtcacatgagaattcacacaggtgagaagcctttctcatgtgagacctgtggaaaaagcttcCAAAGCAAATCTAATTTGCACAGTCACATGATagttcacacaggtgagaaacctttctcGTGTgagacctgtggaaaaagtttccaaaGAAAATCTTATTTGCTCcatcacatgagaattcacacaggtgagaagcctttctcatgtgtgaactgtggaaaaagcttcaaattcaaatcaaatttgcTTCATCACATGAGAAGttacacaggtgagaagcctttctcatgtgtgaactgtggaacatgcttcaaattcaaatcaaatttgcttagtcacatgagaattcacacaggagagaagcctttctcatgtgagACATGTGGAAAAAGCTTCCAAAGAAAATCTTCTTTGCACAGTCACATGATggttcacacaggtgagaaacctttctcGTGTGAGACCTGTGGAACAAGCTTCCAAAGAAAATCTTCTTTGCACAGTCACATGATGGTTCACACAAGTGAGAAACCTTTCTCGTGTGAGACCTGTGGAACAAGCTTCCAAAGAAAATCTTATTTGCTCcatcacatgagaattcacacaggtgagaagcctttctcatgtgtgaactgtggaaaaagcttcaaattcaaatcaaatttgcTTCGTCACATGAGAagtcacacaggtgagaagcctttctcatgtgtgaactgtggaacatgcttcaaattcaaatcagttttGCGTagtcacatgagaattcacacaggagagaagcctttctcatgtgtgacatgtggaaaatgtttcatagCCAAAGCTCAGTTAGTTtgtcacatgagaattcacaccgGTGAGAGGCCTTTCTCATGTCGGGATTGTGAAAAAAGGTTTAGCATTAAATCATGTTTAACTTCTCACATGAGGACTCATACAGATGTGAGGCCTTTATTATGTgggacttgtggaaaaagtttccgTTGGCAAACCAATTTAACTGATCACATGAGGACTCATACAGGAGGAATGGCATAA
- the LOC106699943 gene encoding gastrula zinc finger protein XlCGF57.1-like isoform X2, which produces MEEEMEDQRRLMDFTRIPRIILHRIDLRQCWACKEDGVLNELSNLEGNSALEEQPAHQQFKEKQLCISQDEEQLVLKQETDDILLIPSKMHRIRNETEPQRNQLISHGSSEDENQDEEGSDSEDSGEKRNEKQKRQRYQKTKQQKGKTESSKQKTHKEGRPDQKQYSCEICDEAFSQSSSLIIHMRTHMDKKPFTCSACEKSFRYKSELLRHMRIHTGEKPFSCETCGKSFQSKSNLHSHMIVHTGEKPFSCETCGKSFQRKSYLLHHMRIHTGEKPFSCVNCGKSFKFKSNLLHHMRSYTGEKPFSCVNCGTCFKFKSNLLSHMRIHTGEKPFSCETCGKSFQRKSSLHSHMMVHTGEKPFSCETCGTSFQRKSSLHSHMMVHTSEKPFSCETCGTSFQRKSYLLHHMRIHTGEKPFSCVNCGKSFKFKSNLLRHMRSHTGEKPFSCVNCGTCFKFKSVLRSHMRIHTGEKPFSCVTCGKCFIAKAQLVCHMRIHTGERPFSCRDCEKRFSIKSCLTSHMRTHTDVRPLLCGTCGKSFRWQTNLTDHMRTHTGGMA; this is translated from the exons atggaggaagagatggaggatcaGCGCAGACTGATGGATTTTACCCGGATACCGAGGATCATCTTACACCGGATAG ATCTCCGTCAGTGCTGGGCGTGTAAAGAGGACGGGGTTCTCAATGAGCTCAGCAACCTGGAGGGCAACTCCGCTTTAGAAGAGCAACCAGCACATCAACAGTTCAAAGAGAAGCAACTCTGCATCAGTCAGGATGAAGAGCAGCTTGTGctgaaacaggagactgatgACATTTTGTTGATTCCTTCTAAAATGCACAGAATCCGCaatgaaacagaaccacagaggaACCAACTCATCTCTCATGGCTCTTCTGAAGATGAGAACCAGGATGAGGAAGGAAGCGATTCTGAGGACTcaggagaaaagagaaatgaaaaacagaaacgtCAGAGATATCAGAAAACGAAACAGCAGAAAGGTAAAACTGagagttcaaaacaaaaaacacacaaggaagGTCGTCCAGACCAAAAACAATATTCTTGTGAAATCTGTGATGAAGCCTTTTCTCAAAGCAGTTCCTTGATTATACACATGAGAACTCACATGGACAAGAAGCCTTTCACATGTTCAGCTTGTGAAAAAAGTTTCAGATACAAGTCTGAGTTACTTcgtcacatgagaattcacacaggtgagaagcctttctcatgtgagacctgtggaaaaagcttcCAAAGCAAATCTAATTTGCACAGTCACATGATagttcacacaggtgagaaacctttctcGTGTgagacctgtggaaaaagtttccaaaGAAAATCTTATTTGCTCcatcacatgagaattcacacaggtgagaagcctttctcatgtgtgaactgtggaaaaagcttcaaattcaaatcaaatttgcTTCATCACATGAGAAGttacacaggtgagaagcctttctcatgtgtgaactgtggaacatgcttcaaattcaaatcaaatttgcttagtcacatgagaattcacacaggagagaagcctttctcatgtgagACATGTGGAAAAAGCTTCCAAAGAAAATCTTCTTTGCACAGTCACATGATggttcacacaggtgagaaacctttctcGTGTGAGACCTGTGGAACAAGCTTCCAAAGAAAATCTTCTTTGCACAGTCACATGATGGTTCACACAAGTGAGAAACCTTTCTCGTGTGAGACCTGTGGAACAAGCTTCCAAAGAAAATCTTATTTGCTCcatcacatgagaattcacacaggtgagaagcctttctcatgtgtgaactgtggaaaaagcttcaaattcaaatcaaatttgcTTCGTCACATGAGAagtcacacaggtgagaagcctttctcatgtgtgaactgtggaacatgcttcaaattcaaatcagttttGCGTagtcacatgagaattcacacaggagagaagcctttctcatgtgtgacatgtggaaaatgtttcatagCCAAAGCTCAGTTAGTTtgtcacatgagaattcacaccgGTGAGAGGCCTTTCTCATGTCGGGATTGTGAAAAAAGGTTTAGCATTAAATCATGTTTAACTTCTCACATGAGGACTCATACAGATGTGAGGCCTTTATTATGTgggacttgtggaaaaagtttccgTTGGCAAACCAATTTAACTGATCACATGAGGACTCATACAGGAGGAATGGCATAA
- the LOC106699943 gene encoding uncharacterized protein LOC106699943 isoform X3 — protein sequence MSSVPLQRDFINQLLTPAGETFTELKEINVKMEEEMEDQRRLMDFTRIPRIILHRIDLRQCWACKEDGVLNELSNLEGNSALEEQPAHQQFKEKQLCISQDEEQLVLKQETDDILLIPSKMHRIRNETEPQRNQLISHGSSEDENQDEEGSDSEDSGEKRNEKQKRQRYQKTKQQKVTEALHLEEL from the exons atgtcttcagttccgCTTCAGAGAGATTTTATTAACCAGCTGTTAACTCCTGCtggagaaacattcacagagttgaAAGAAATCAACGtcaagatggaggaagagatggaggatcaGCGCAGACTGATGGATTTTACCCGGATACCGAGGATCATCTTACACCGGATAG ATCTCCGTCAGTGCTGGGCGTGTAAAGAGGACGGGGTTCTCAATGAGCTCAGCAACCTGGAGGGCAACTCCGCTTTAGAAGAGCAACCAGCACATCAACAGTTCAAAGAGAAGCAACTCTGCATCAGTCAGGATGAAGAGCAGCTTGTGctgaaacaggagactgatgACATTTTGTTGATTCCTTCTAAAATGCACAGAATCCGCaatgaaacagaaccacagaggaACCAACTCATCTCTCATGGCTCTTCTGAAGATGAGAACCAGGATGAGGAAGGAAGCGATTCTGAGGACTcaggagaaaagagaaatgaaaaacagaaacgtCAGAGATATCAGAAAACGAAACAGCAGAAAG